The genomic interval TAAACTTTATATAATTCATGCAATTCAAACCCATTGCCATCTGGAAGCATAATATCAAAAACAGCAAGATCTACTTGTTCTGTAAATAATGATTTAGCCTCTTTTACCGAAGATGCTTTAATCACACTAAATCCATTATTTATTAACGCTTTCTCTATTGCATATCTATATGAGTAATCATCTTCTACTAAAAATATTTTTTTCATTTAATCACCTATCCTTGTCTTGTTAGTTGACCTTACATTAATTTTATTAACTTACTTTACAATACTTATTATACAATACTTTAACCGAATAAAAGTGACAATTTTGTAATATTAATAATGCACCCATAAATGGTGATTTGGGTGCATCACTTTTGCTCTTGGGTGCATTTTCACTTGCTTGGGTGCATAAAAATATTTTTGGGTGCATTTTGAAGTCGTTGGGTGCAAACTTTTTATTTTGGGTGCAACTTTTAACGTTTCCCATTAATTGGGTGCACATTTCGCCTGTGTGGGCTTGTTTTGGAATAAACCTATTGCACCTAAAAAAAAAAGCCCTTTGTTTAAGACTTTCTTGTAAAAAGTTAAATTGTATTAACTTGTATGTACTTTTTTGGTGCGAACGGGGGGACTTGAACCCCCACGGTATATACCACATGCCCCTCAAGCATGCGCGTCTACCAATTCCGCCACGTCCGCAAAATAAAAAAATGGTGGAGATTGACGGGCTCGAACCGCCGACCCTCTGCTTGTAAGGCAGATGCTCTCCCAACTGAGCTAAACCTCCATTCATCTTATACAATTAGTATTATAACTATTTTATTAAAATTGTCAATAGAATTCTATTATTTTACGGTTAAATAGTAATTTATGACTCATGATATAAGTAAGGAATAATTTAGGAGGTATATAGTTGATTACTAAGATATTAATAACCCTTGGTATTATATTTATATTGTTTATTTTACTATGTATTTATTCTTGTTTTATTATGAGTGGTCGAATCAGTGAAGCAGAAAGAAGAGCTGAAATAAATAATAAAAATAGTTAAAAAGCTGCATCAATTGATGCAGCCTCTTTTCTTACTTCTTCTTTTCTTTTTTTGCTGATTTAAATTCATATTGTGAATTAATATTTTTCATTACTTGACGCACTTGTTTTTCAGATGGTGTTCTTCCCATTTGAGCCATCATTGTACGTACAATATCCTCTGTTATAGGCGGATTATCTTTTAAGTATTTCATCATATATTTTCTTGCGATAAAGAAACCTAATAAGATCCCTACAACAATCGTTAATACTATGATTAATACAAATAGCCAAATTTGAAATTGTAACATATTGTATATCCTCCTTTATATCATAACTAATAATACTTTATTTTTAATTAAAAATCAATATTTACATTAAACTTTTAAATTGTTTTACCACATTTGGAACTGTAAATCCAAATTTTTCTAAAACTTCATTTGCTTTTCCTGAAGCACCAAATGTTTCTACTCCTAAAACTTTACCATCTAATCCTACATATTTATGCCAACCAAATGGTGTTGCCATTTCTACTGCTAAACGACGTCTAATTTTTTTAGGAAGTATTTGTTCTTTATATAAATCATCTTGAGCATCGAATAATTCCATCGATACAACACTTACCACTCGAACAAAGATATTCTCTTTTTCAAGTTCTTTTTGTGCTTCAATCGCTAAATTAACTTCAGAACCAGATGCTAATATAATACCATCCATCTTATCTTGATTTGCTTCACTAACGACATAAGCACCTTTTTTAACATCTTCATAAACATTTTCAGACACAGTCTCAACATTTTGTCTTGTTAAAACAAAAGCGACTGGTTTATCTTTTGTATTTAAAGCTAAATGATAGCAAGCAGCTGTTTCATTTCCATCACATGGACGTAATACTAACATGTTAGGAATTGATCGTAACATAGCTAATTGTTCTACTGGTTCATGCGTTGGTCCATCTTCTCCAACAGCGATACTATCATGTGTTAAGATATACATAACAGGTAATTTCATTAACGCTGCCATTCTAATTGCAGGTTTAAAGTAATCACTAAATACAAAGAATGTAGAACAAAATACTTTTAATCCACCATGTAAGGCAATCCCATTACAAATGGTTGCCATCGCAAATTCTCTTACTCCAAAGAAGATATTTCTTCCAGTATAATGACCCGGTGCAAAAGCTTCTTCACCCTTAATAATTGCTTTAGTTGATGCTGTTAAATCCGCTGCTCCACCTACTAAATTAGGAATAACTTTAGCTGCTTCATTTAAACATTCATGACTATAATTACGTGTAGCATTTGAATGACCTAATTCATATTTAGGTAAAACTTCAGTTAAATTAACATCTAACTCATTATTCATACACTTTAAAAATTCTTGATAGTCATTATGATATTGTGCTTCATATAATCTTAAATTCTTTTCCCATTCGTTAAACGCTTCAGTACCACGGTTAACAACAGTTTCATTAAAATGTTCATAAACTTCATTAGGAACTTCAAATGGTTTATAATCCCATTTGTAAACATCCTTTGCAGCTCGTCCACTTTCTTCACCTAGTGGTGAACCATGAACTTTATTTGTTCCTTGATTTTTAGCACCATATCCTATCACAGTTTTGATTTCAATAATAGATGGCTTATCTATATTACTTTTAGCACTTTCTATCGCAAGATTTATGGAACTTAAATCATTCCCATCTTCAACTAAATCATAATGCCAACCCATCGCTTCATATTTAGCTTTAATATCTTCATTAAATGATTGTTCTTTCTTTCCATCTAAAGTAATATTATTTGAATCATATAGTACTACTAATTTGCCTAATTTCATATGACCAGCTAAAGAAACTGCTTCATTGGTGACACCTTCCATTAAATCGCCATCACCACAAATGACATAAGTATAATGATCGACTAATGTGATATCTTTTTTATTAAACTTTTCAGAAAAAAACTTTTCAGCTATTGCCATCCCTATTCCCATAGGGATCCCTTGTCCTAATGGACCACTAGTTGCATCCACTCCTGGTGTATGTCTAAATTCAGGGTGACCTGGAGTTAAACTATCTAATTGACGAAATTGTTTTAAATCATCAATTGTTACATCATATCCACTTAAATGTAACATGGCATATTGTAACATAGACCCATGCCCTGCTGCTAAAACAAAACGATCACGATTAAACCATAATGGATCTTTTGAATATACTTCAAGATGCTTTGTCCAAAGCGTGTAAGCCATTGGTGCTGCGCCTAAGACAATACCTGGGTGTCCACTATTTGCTTTATTAATAGCGTCAATACCTAAAACCCTAATTGAATTAATAGATAAATCACTTATCATCGAAAAACCTCCATTAATAGATTACTTTAAAAATTATATAACACTTTAATCCAATTTTAAACAAAATTTACAAATTTTTTTATATGAATTCTTTATTTTATAATATTTTATGGTAAAATAGAGTCGATAGATTCGAAAAGGAGGAGTACGTAATGCCAAGAAAAATTACTGACAATTGTATCGCTTGCGGTTCTTGTGCTGCAGTTTGTCCTGTTGATTGTATATCAGAAGGAGATATCTACGTAATTGATGAGGACGTTTGTATCGACTGTGGTGCTTGCCAAGACGAGTGTCCTACAGATGCTATTGTTGAAGCATAAATTTTCTATAAATAACTTCTGCTAGTAATTAGTAGAAGTTATTTTTTTTGTTAAACAAACGTTTGCTTTTTGTAATTATTTTTTATATAATAGAAACAAGAGGTGATGATCATGAAAACAATATCTCCAAAACAGCAAGAAATTTTAAATTTTATTGATGAATTCATTACAGATAGAGGATATCCACCGACCGTTCGTGAAATTGGAAAAGCTGTGCATTTATCTTCAAGCGCTTCAGTTCATTCACAACTCAATAAATTAGAAGCCAAAGGTTATATTAAAAAGGATGCAACAACATCTAGAGCGATTAATATTGTTAAAGAAGATAAAAATCAATTTATTTCAATTCCTATGGTAGGTTTAGTCACAGCTGGTAATCCCATTGAAGCAATAGAAAATGTAACTGATTATTTTCCTGTTCCAAGTAATTTAATTAAAGGAAATGAAGTTGTATTTGGTTTAGAAATTTCTGGTAATAGTATGAAAAACGCTGGCATTTTAGACCATGACAAAGTTATTATACGTAAAACTGATGTTGCTAGTAATGGTGAAATTGTCGTTGCTTTAACTAATAATAATGAAGCTACAGTAAAAAGGTTTTATAAAGAAAAAGATCATTTTCGCTTACAACCAGAAAACGATGATTTTGAGCCAATTATTTTAAACGATGTTAAAATAATTGGCAAAGTGATTGGTGTTTTTAGAGACTTGAGCTAATAATAATTAGCTCTTTTTTTATACAAAATCATCTTCATCTAGAAACATCATATTTTGAGTACTTCTACTTAAAAATACTTTCATATCATGTTGTCTTATAATACTTTCAATTAAATTACGAATAAATCGACCATTATACTTTAATAGTGGACTATTTTGTGACCCTAACTTATTTAAGTAATTATTAAATCTTTTATCAAATCCCTTACTATATTCATAACCATTCATTTTTATTGTGTATCTAAATATTTGTTTTAATTCATTCATATCATAGTCTTCGAAAAATAATTTAATTGGAAATCGTGAATTTAATCCTTTATTATTATGCAACATAACTTCAATTTTTTCTTTATAACCTGCTAAAATTACAATAAAATCTTCATGATGGTCTTCGACGAATTTTAAAATAATATCAATTGCTTCATTCCCGAAATCTTTGTAATCCTCATTATATAAACTATAGGCTTCGTCAATAAAAAGTACACCACCTTTTGCTTCTTCTAATATTCCTTTTGTTTTTATCGTCGTTTGTCCAATATATTCACCAATTAAATCACTACGATCAATTTCAACCAAATGTCCTTTACTTAAATACTGGATGTCTTTAAACATTTCAGCCACTTTTCGTGCAATTGTTGTTTTTCCTGTTCCAGGATTTCCATAAAAAATCATATTTAAAGCTTGTTTTTTTACCAGCATATTATGATTCTCTTTAATTTTATTCACTTCGTTTAATGCATATATCGCAAATAATTCTTTAATAATATTATCTAATCCAATGATGCCTTGAAAATATTTTTCCTTAAATTTTTTATATTCATAATGATTTGTGATTTCATAAAGATTCATATTATCACACTCACAATACATTATATGCATAAATATAAAAGTTTCTATAAATAATTAATCCAGATAAAAAACTTACTGTAAAACATATTTCTTTAACAAAAAAAACCTCAATTGAGGTTTTTTAGTTTTTATTCATCAACAGTTAATACAGCCATGAAAGCTTCTTGTGGTATTTCAACACTACCCACTGCTTTCATTCTTTTTTTACCTTCTTTTTGCTTTTCAAGTAACTTTTTCTTTCTTGAAATGTCTCCACCATAACACTTAGCTAAAACATTTTTTCTTAATGATTTAATATTCGTTCTAGCGATGACTTTACCGTTAATGGCTGCTTGAATAGGTACTTCAAATTGTTGTCTAGGGATAATCCCTTTTAATTTACTACAAATGACTCTTCCTCTATCATAGGCAAAATCACGATGAACAATTATACTTAAAGCATCAATAATATCATGATTTAACATGACATCCATTTTAACTAGATTAGATGCTTGATATCCATTTAACTCATAATCTAAAGAGGCATAGCCTTTTGTATTTGATTTTAATTTATCAAAGAAATCATAAACAA from Mycoplasmatota bacterium carries:
- a CDS encoding YneF family protein → MLQFQIWLFVLIIVLTIVVGILLGFFIARKYMMKYLKDNPPITEDIVRTMMAQMGRTPSEKQVRQVMKNINSQYEFKSAKKEKKK
- the tkt gene encoding transketolase, which gives rise to MISDLSINSIRVLGIDAINKANSGHPGIVLGAAPMAYTLWTKHLEVYSKDPLWFNRDRFVLAAGHGSMLQYAMLHLSGYDVTIDDLKQFRQLDSLTPGHPEFRHTPGVDATSGPLGQGIPMGIGMAIAEKFFSEKFNKKDITLVDHYTYVICGDGDLMEGVTNEAVSLAGHMKLGKLVVLYDSNNITLDGKKEQSFNEDIKAKYEAMGWHYDLVEDGNDLSSINLAIESAKSNIDKPSIIEIKTVIGYGAKNQGTNKVHGSPLGEESGRAAKDVYKWDYKPFEVPNEVYEHFNETVVNRGTEAFNEWEKNLRLYEAQYHNDYQEFLKCMNNELDVNLTEVLPKYELGHSNATRNYSHECLNEAAKVIPNLVGGAADLTASTKAIIKGEEAFAPGHYTGRNIFFGVREFAMATICNGIALHGGLKVFCSTFFVFSDYFKPAIRMAALMKLPVMYILTHDSIAVGEDGPTHEPVEQLAMLRSIPNMLVLRPCDGNETAACYHLALNTKDKPVAFVLTRQNVETVSENVYEDVKKGAYVVSEANQDKMDGIILASGSEVNLAIEAQKELEKENIFVRVVSVVSMELFDAQDDLYKEQILPKKIRRRLAVEMATPFGWHKYVGLDGKVLGVETFGASGKANEVLEKFGFTVPNVVKQFKSLM
- a CDS encoding AAA family ATPase; protein product: MNLYEITNHYEYKKFKEKYFQGIIGLDNIIKELFAIYALNEVNKIKENHNMLVKKQALNMIFYGNPGTGKTTIARKVAEMFKDIQYLSKGHLVEIDRSDLIGEYIGQTTIKTKGILEEAKGGVLFIDEAYSLYNEDYKDFGNEAIDIILKFVEDHHEDFIVILAGYKEKIEVMLHNNKGLNSRFPIKLFFEDYDMNELKQIFRYTIKMNGYEYSKGFDKRFNNYLNKLGSQNSPLLKYNGRFIRNLIESIIRQHDMKVFLSRSTQNMMFLDEDDFV
- a CDS encoding 4Fe-4S binding protein, giving the protein MPRKITDNCIACGSCAAVCPVDCISEGDIYVIDEDVCIDCGACQDECPTDAIVEA
- the lexA gene encoding transcriptional repressor LexA; the encoded protein is MKTISPKQQEILNFIDEFITDRGYPPTVREIGKAVHLSSSASVHSQLNKLEAKGYIKKDATTSRAINIVKEDKNQFISIPMVGLVTAGNPIEAIENVTDYFPVPSNLIKGNEVVFGLEISGNSMKNAGILDHDKVIIRKTDVASNGEIVVALTNNNEATVKRFYKEKDHFRLQPENDDFEPIILNDVKIIGKVIGVFRDLS